In the genome of Doryrhamphus excisus isolate RoL2022-K1 chromosome 11, RoL_Dexc_1.0, whole genome shotgun sequence, one region contains:
- the tmem45b gene encoding transmembrane protein 45B, producing MANFGGHAIPGSFFLLFGFWLTVKHTLRHYWRTTHPKSRAALPPFFKRMDYIEGSVQIFASFVGIMVEQFVVDGPHAHLYNTQNDSWVKLMNWQHSTMYLFFGICGIALVVSTKSKLVPVGVDRFSLSLALFVEGFLFYYHVHSRPQLDAHIHSLLLVAVFSGSASTMMEVFMRDHIILELLRALLFILQGSWFYQIGFVLYPPSGPKWDLTSHNNVMFVTMCFCWHLAVAMLVVTCTSAAVWITMRRFSKGRQDIEIVLRNTSHNRSSEKALLEESEEE from the exons ATGGCTAACTTTGGAGGACACGCCATCCCCGGCTCTTTCTTCTTGCTCTTTGGATTTTGGCTGACGGTGAAACACACTCTCCGGCACTACTGGAGGACAACTCATCCCAAAAGCAGAGCTGCTTTGCCTCCTTTCTTTAAACGGATGGACTACATTGAAGGAAGCGTCCAAATCTTTGCCTCATTCGTTG GCATCATGGTGGAGCAATTTGTGGTGGATGGACCGCATGCTCATCTTTACAACACGCAGAACGATTCATGGGTTAAGCTGATGAACTGGCAGCACAGCACCATGTATCTCTTTTTTGGCATTTGTGGAATAGCGTTGGTTGTGAGCACTAAGTCCAAACTGGTGCCTGTTGGTGTGGACCGCTTTTCCCTCTCTTTGGCTCTTTTTGTAGAAG GCTTTCTGTTCTACTACCATGTGCACAGTCGCCCCCAACTGGACGCTCACATCCACTCCCTGCTCCTGGTGGCGGTGTTCAGTGGGTCAGCCAGCACCATGATGGAGGTGTTCATGAGAGACCACATTATTCTGGAGCTGCTGAGAGCCCTCTTGTTCATCCTGCAGGGTTCATGGTTCTACCAG ATTGGTTTTGTACTCTACCCACCCAGTGGACCAAAGTGGGATTTGACTTCGCATAACAACGTCATGTTTGTCACAATGTGCTTCTGCTGGCATTTGGCTGTGGCCATGTTGGTCGTCACCTGCACCTCTGCTGCCGTTTGGAT CACCATGAGGAGATTCTCCAAAGGACGACAAGACATTGAGATAGTGCTGCGAAATACGTCACACAACAGAAGTTCAGAGAAAGCTTTACTTGAAGAGTCAGAGGAGGAATAA
- the gng8 gene encoding guanine nucleotide-binding protein G(I)/G(S)/G(O) subunit gamma-8, translating into MSNNMAKIADARKTVEQLKLEVNIERMMVSKAAAELMAYCEAHAKEDPLVTPVPSSENPFREKKLFCEIL; encoded by the exons ATGTCTAACAACATGGCCAAGATTGCGGATGCTCGAAAGACGGTAGAGCAGTTAAAGCTGGAGGTCAACATAGAGAGGATGATG GTGTCCAAAGCAGCAGCGGAACTGATGGCCTACTGTGAAGCCCATGCCAAAGAGGACCCTCTGGTTACACCTGTACCTTCCTCAGAGAACCCTTTCAGAGAGAAGAAGCTATTCTGTGAGATACTTTAA
- the nfrkb gene encoding nuclear factor related to kappa-B-binding protein, with protein sequence MDVLTHILTDPLEPKEEEDGQITEECMLGNCRVSLPEELLEDPEIFFSVMSESTWNEVLSDSQKQHLSQFLPQFPDNDKEQSSTINDLFNNRNFHFGNPLHLAQKLFRDGYFNPEVVKYRQLCAKSQQRRQLHSLQQYYHRLLKQILVSRKELLDFAVHNGLDFPPKRKQQTRSHAEIREQKVKRRLRRILKEVKMECCDSNASSDEDDLSLWTPAPQSPSSPTPTVSLRVLPSLSTQDMKTTEKIQLGEQDLKAMLQHHREKRKRQPDHPDLMTSDIHLCDILSRANIGRKAALSLFDLSLPKKKIKDERRKKKIKTVKVEAEDPCDALTSENSSVPVANMNSLPDTPSIPLANIKEEILEEPQSSPVVVEELAVSFFSLLETILRAEHLASTSVLEEKVQMWQLSPASSLNSWFSSASCWSELVLHALQFLAGESKEGVMALPSGFLPFVEFVDETQQWRWIGPTHDAEKDLIALCQLWLDSKDLVVKTESEELLEMTPPMPRVSTDYVVRPSTGDERQLFQIQEQQRYNQPHRAFTFRMHGFESVVGPVKGVFDKEMSLNKAREHTLLRSNRPPYVTILSLVRDAAARLPNGEGTRAEICELLKDSQFLAPDVTSAQVNTVVSGALDRLHYEKDPCVKYDIGRKLWIYLHRSRSQEEFERIHQAQAAAAKARKALQQKPKPASKPKSGSKDGGSKTSGSLEAGQDIGSSPMSPTPSTPNLNTPGTPKSPLPCTVSTPIKTAVPDAIKTSTGVLLMSPPSLSQLGSILPNSQAASQPVTSQHTARIVSHLAASSLPQVRVVSAQPGLGSPAVNQQAALVHQSPHQIRMPVSVAAKGIPQAVMSVPLRGQSGSPVQMPSTLSVSTVTVAKPQTGSPGSPVSNPTTTPAVLQGVASPNIKQVSITGQLGVKAPGAAGIPLTATNLRIQGKDVLRLPPSSITTDAKGQTVLRITPDMMATLTKSPVTTVKLTPDFLGTATGGGNKSISATLHVTPPHPSASAVTAAVSCTGEAPTTKAAPMASTLLKATGDTAIRLMPTLAVTVAEQKSRTFSTVTSPDKSGTTIRIMPGLGVIPQKQGQTITMASTSGSKPPTVSTCANVMTMSANVVAGAKGITVASGASTSPLKLGAATATVRQVPATVVNTQTGKLPARITVPLSVLNQPLKSKSVVTTPIVKGSLNTNISSLGRNIILTTMPAGAKLIAGNKPVSFVTAQQFQQLQQQGQATQVRIQTVQAQQLQQHMATASPKSVSTVVVTTAPSLKCPPDLPPAPPQ encoded by the exons ATGGCTACTTCAACCCTGAAGTGGTCAAGTACAGACAGTTGTGTGCCAAGTCTCAGCAAAGACGACAGTTGCACTCTCTCCAGCAGTACTACCACAGACTGCTGAAACAAATCCTCGTCTCCCGGAAG GAGTTGCTGGATTTTGCAGTTCACAACGGTCTGGACTTTCCACCGAAAAGAAAGCAACAGACAAGGAGTCACGCTGAAATACGTGAGCAAAAGGTTAAAAGAAGACTAAGACGCATCTTAAAGGAGGTTAAAATGGAGTGCTGCGACAGTAATGCTTCATCTGACGAAGATG ATCTATCCTTGTGGACACCGGCGCCACAATCGCCCTCCTCCCCGACACCCACCGTCTCACTCAGAGTTCTGCCCAGCCTTTCCACACAAGATATGAAGACGACTG AAAAAATCCAGCTTGGAGAACAGGACTTGAAGGCCATGCTCCAGCACCATCGGGAAAAGAGGAAACGACAACCA GACCATCCAGACTTGATGACCTCAGACATCCACCTCTGTGACATTCTCTCCAGGGCTAATATTGGTCGCAAAGCAGCATTAT CACTCTTTGACCTGTCTCTACCCAAGAAAAAGATTAAAGATGAGAGAAGGAAGAAGAAAATTAAGACGGTCAAAGTGGAAGCCGAGGATCCTTGTGATGCTCTTACTTCGGAAAACTCATCAGTCCCTGTGGCAAACATGAACTCCCTGCCAGACACTCCATCGATACCACTGGCCAACATCAAGGAGGA AATCTTGGAGGAACCTCAAAGCAGCCCGGTTGTAGTTGAAGAACTTGCTGTCAGTTTCTTCAGCTTGTTGGAGACCATCTTGAGGGCCGAGCATCTTGCCAGCACTTCAGTG TTGgaggaaaaagtccaaatgtggCAGTTATCTCCTGCCAGTTCGCTCAACTCCTGGTTTTCTTCTGCCTCCTGTTGGTCTGAATTGGTCCTCCATGCGCTGCAGTTTCTTGCAGGAGAAAGTAAAG AAGGTGTAATGGCTCTCCCCAGTGGTTTCCTGCCATTTGTGGAATTTGTTGATGAAACGCAGCAGTGGAGGTGGATCG GCCCCACTCACGATGCAGAGAAGGACCTCATTGCACTTTGTCAACTGTGGCTGGACTCCAAAGATTTGGTTGTCAAG ACAGAAAGTGAAGAGCTCTTAGAGATGACACCCCCAATGCCACGAGT gtCAACTGATTATGTGGTGAGACCCAGCACAGGAGATGAGAGACAGCTGTTCCAAATTCAG GAGCAGCAGCGGTACAATCAACCTCACAGAGCCTTCACGTTTCGGATGCACGGCTTTGAATCTGTGGTGGGGCCTGTTAAGGGAGTGTTTGATAAGGAGATGTCTCTCAACAAAGCCCGGGAACACACCCTGCTCCGCTCGAACCGCCCACCATATGTCACGATCCTCTCTCTAG tgAGGGACGCAGCAGCCCGGCTACCCAATGGAGAGGGAACTCGTGCAGAGATCTGTGAACTGCTCAAGGACTCGCAGTTTCTTGCCCCAGATGTCACAAGTGCACAG GTGAACACCGTTGTCAGTGGGGCTCTGGATAGACTACACTATGAGAAAGATCCCTGTGTGAAGTACGATATCGGACGCAAACTGTGGATCTATCTTCACCGCAGTCGTAGTCAGGAAGAGTTTG AGAGGATCCACCAAGCTCAAGCTGCTGCtgcaaaagcaagaaaagcTCTGCAGCAGAAGCCTAAACCTGCATCCAAGCCT AAATCTGGAAGCAAAGATGGAGGTAGTAAAACCTCTGGATCTTTGGAAGCAGGGCAGGATATAGGTTCCAGTCCCATGTCACCAACCCCCTCTACGCCTAACCTAAACACACCCGGGACCCCAAAGTCACCCTTACCCTGCACAGTGTCCACACCAATAAAGACTGCTGTCCCTGATGCAATTAAAACCAGCACTGg CGTCCTCCTCATGTCTCCTCCTTCCTTGTCTCAACTGGGGTCCATCTTGCCCAACAGTCAAGCTGCATCACAGCCTGTCACTTCCCAACACACGGCACGGATAGTGAGTCACCTGGCAGCAAGCTCCCTCCCTCAGGTGAGGGTTGTCTCTGCTCAACCTGGACTGGGCTCTCCAGCAGTAAATCAGCAGGCTGCATTGGTCCATCAGAGCCCTCATCAGATCAGGATGCCGGTGTCAGTGGCGGCCAAGGGCATCCCTCAG GCAGTGATGTCGGTGCCTCTGAGGGGCCAGTCTGGCAGTCCAGTCCAGATGCCGAGCACTCTATCGGTCTCCACAGTAACCGTGGCCAAACCTCAGACTGGCTCACCCGGTAGCCCAGTCAGCAATCCAACTACAACGCCTGCTGTGCTGCAAGGAGTGGCCAGCCCCAACATCAAACAG GTGTCCATCACTGGCCAGTTAGGAGTGAAAGCTCCAGGAGCAGCAGGAATTCCGCTCACTGCCACAAACCTTCGCATCCAGGGTAAAGATGTCTTGCGTCTTCCGCCTTCGTCCATCACCACAGATGCCAAAGGTCAAACGGTGCTCCGGATCACCCCAGACATGATGGCGACTCTCACCAAGTCTCCAGTCACTACAGTCAAACTGACTCCAGACTTCCTGGGCACCGCCACAGGGGGCGGCAACAAGAGCATATCAGCCACTCTCCACGTCACACCCCCGCACCCGTCAGCCTCCGCCGTCACCGCTGCTGTATCCTGCACAGGGGAGGCCCCCACCACTAAAGCTGCACCCATGGCTTCCACCCTGTTGAAAGCCACAGGAGACACAGCCATACGTCTCATGCCCACGCTGGCTGTCACTGTGGCGGAACAGAAATCTCGCACTTTCTCCACAGTCACGTCCCCAGACAAGAGCGGCACCACCATCCGTATCATGCCAGGCCTTGGGGTGATCCCACAGAAACAGGGTCAGACCATCACTATGGCCTCCACAAGTGGCAGCAAGCCACCCACAGTGTCCACTTGTGCCAACGTCATGACCATGTCCGCCAACGTGGTAGCTGGTGCTAAGGGCATCACGGTGGCCTCTGGAGCCTCCACTTCTCCTCTCAAGCTGGGAGCAGCCACCGCCACTGTGCGCCAGGTCCCTGCCACTGTGGTCAACACACAAACA GGGAAGCTACCTGCACGGATCACAGTGCCTCTTTCTGTCCTCAACCAACCACTCAAAAGTAAAAGTGTGGTGACTACACCTATTGTGAAGGGAAGTCTCAACACAAA TATCAGCAGCTTGGGGAGGAACATCATACTGACCACCATGCCTGCAGGCGCCAAGCTGATCGCTGGGAACAAACCAGTTAGCTTTGTCACGGCACAGCAGTTCCAGCAGCTACAGCAGCAAGGACAGGCCACGCAG GTTCGCATCCAGACAGTTCAGGCCCAACAGCTTCAGCAACACATGGCAACGGCTTCCCCTAAATCTGTCTCCACAGTCGTCGTCACAACGGCTCCATCACTAAAATGTCCGCCTGATCTTCCACCTGCACCACCTCAATGA